The Candidatus Accumulibacter similis genome has a segment encoding these proteins:
- a CDS encoding hypoxanthine-guanine phosphoribosyltransferase: MSDPRQALAILAAAELIHTAESVAAAVSRVADAISEQLRDRNPLLLCVMNGGVPFAGHLMTQLAFPLDFDYVHVSRYGQETSGGALTWHRLAGMPVRGRTVLLVDDILDEGLTLAAIRERLLQGGADACLTAVVADKLHARKKPIAADFVALTVPDRFVFGYGMDVRGAWRNLPAIYAMRED; this comes from the coding sequence ATGAGCGACCCGCGGCAGGCGTTGGCGATCCTCGCTGCGGCCGAGCTGATCCACACGGCCGAGAGCGTTGCCGCGGCGGTCAGCCGGGTCGCCGACGCCATCAGCGAGCAATTGCGCGACCGCAATCCGCTGCTGCTCTGCGTGATGAACGGCGGCGTACCCTTCGCCGGCCATCTGATGACGCAACTGGCCTTTCCGCTCGACTTCGATTACGTCCATGTCAGCCGCTACGGGCAGGAGACGAGCGGCGGTGCCCTCACTTGGCACCGCCTGGCGGGCATGCCGGTGCGCGGGCGAACGGTGCTGCTGGTTGACGACATCCTCGACGAGGGCCTGACGCTGGCAGCGATTCGCGAGCGCCTGCTGCAGGGTGGCGCCGACGCCTGCTTGACGGCCGTCGTCGCTGATAAACTGCACGCGCGGAAGAAACCGATCGCGGCCGACTTCGTTGCCCTGACCGTTCCCGATCGTTTCGTCTTCGGTTACGGCATGGACGTCCGCGGTGCCTGGCGCAACCTGCCGGCAATCTACGCCATGCGGGAGGACTGA
- the smc gene encoding chromosome segregation protein SMC: MRLTKLKLAGFKSFVDPTTLALPGQLVGVVGPNGCGKSNVMDSVRWVLGESKASELRGESMQDVIFNGSGTRKPVSRAAVELVFDNSLGRLAGQWSQYAELSVKRLLTRSGQSEYYINNLHVRRKDVTDLFLGTGLGPRAYAIIGQGTISRIIEAKPDELRVFLEEAAGVTRYKERRKETEHRLADTRDNLARVEDIRLELGNQMERLEGQAGVARQYREYSDELTRKQHLLWLLRRNEAQLECGRLASEVARAALDLEARNSSLRELEARLEEAREAHFGASDAVHATQGELFAANAEVARLETEIRHRRESRREYETRLAQLADDRTHWQGQAAKLASEAERWQQLLAVADERVEEGRLRLDARHEGLPLAEERHAAALDELNRQRSEMAQVEQRLHVEEANRGHAQRSLQIIAGRRERLALERQAMPPPDAAAVAGKQEELAGLRLRIGEAQAAVQQWQQEQPRLEQQRRQVLGDVQQAQKERAEANARRTALQQLQQRLQTDGKLDDWLRRHGLQHGQPLWRSLQVEAGWEDAVEAVLRERLSALPAERADPAWSRDRPGGRQTFLLPLPAAAVPAEVAAGQLLARIHCPDTALASILGDWLGDVLTAADLASALVARGRLPANGCCVTPGGDIVSRQSVTLFAADSAAHGLLERQREIDQLAAVIAEHELHVGRAQAALAAVEQALVEAQHELQQARQELGVLQDRAHAIQVEALKLAQAQERFRERQAQIDDSLAEMTVDEEGERERLLLAEDAIDAQRELVEERRQAMAVARHQLEHAERSLREERELVNGAERELREAEFSQRECQAKLQEIAASRELARQQLERIGDELTRCEQTASALQAEDLEPRLQAALDHRVTREHALAAARDALETAAGGLRALDEQRLRIEQSLDPLRDRIGELKLKEQAASLACEQFATQLSEAQADEQSLRGELAGARAGSLQTAIAALQRSIEALGAVNLAALDELQAARERKGYLDAQSADLTQAMETLEGAIRRIDRETRELLQTTYDAVNRSFGELFPTLFGGGEARLIMTGDEILDAGLQVMAQPPGKKNSTIHLLSGGEKALTAIALVFSMFQLNPAPFCLLDEVDAPLDDTNTERFCDMVRRMSANTQFLFISHNKITMEMAQQLVGVTMQESGVSRIVEVDMEEALRMREQLV; encoded by the coding sequence ATGCGCCTGACCAAACTGAAACTTGCCGGCTTCAAGTCCTTTGTTGATCCGACCACGCTGGCGCTGCCCGGACAGTTGGTTGGCGTCGTCGGGCCGAACGGTTGCGGCAAGTCGAACGTGATGGATTCGGTGCGCTGGGTGCTTGGCGAATCGAAGGCTTCCGAACTGCGTGGCGAATCGATGCAGGACGTGATCTTCAACGGCTCCGGTACGCGCAAGCCGGTGTCGCGCGCGGCCGTCGAACTGGTCTTCGACAACTCGCTCGGCCGTCTCGCCGGCCAGTGGTCGCAGTACGCGGAACTCTCGGTCAAGCGCCTGCTGACGCGCAGCGGTCAGTCCGAGTACTACATCAACAACCTGCACGTTCGTCGCAAGGACGTCACCGATCTTTTCCTCGGCACCGGCCTCGGACCGCGCGCCTACGCGATCATCGGCCAGGGCACCATCTCGCGCATCATCGAGGCGAAGCCCGACGAGTTGCGGGTGTTCCTCGAAGAGGCGGCGGGAGTCACGCGCTACAAGGAACGGCGCAAGGAGACCGAGCACCGGCTCGCCGACACGCGCGACAACCTTGCTCGCGTCGAGGATATCCGCCTCGAACTGGGCAACCAGATGGAGCGACTCGAAGGTCAGGCCGGCGTCGCCCGCCAGTATCGCGAGTACAGCGACGAACTGACGCGCAAGCAACACCTGCTGTGGCTGCTGCGGCGCAACGAGGCGCAGCTCGAGTGTGGCCGGCTGGCGAGCGAGGTGGCACGGGCGGCGCTCGATCTCGAGGCACGGAACAGCTCGCTGCGCGAACTCGAGGCGCGCCTCGAAGAGGCTCGCGAGGCGCATTTCGGCGCCAGCGATGCCGTCCACGCGACGCAGGGCGAGCTGTTTGCCGCCAACGCCGAGGTGGCGCGTCTGGAAACCGAGATTCGCCACCGGCGCGAATCGCGGCGCGAGTACGAGACGCGTCTGGCGCAGCTCGCCGATGACCGGACGCACTGGCAGGGGCAGGCGGCGAAACTGGCGAGCGAAGCCGAGCGCTGGCAGCAACTTCTCGCAGTCGCCGACGAGCGGGTCGAGGAGGGGCGGTTGCGCCTCGACGCGCGGCACGAAGGACTGCCGCTCGCCGAGGAGCGGCACGCGGCCGCGCTCGACGAACTCAATCGCCAGCGCTCCGAAATGGCGCAGGTGGAACAGCGCCTGCACGTCGAGGAGGCCAACCGCGGGCATGCGCAGCGCTCGCTGCAGATCATCGCCGGCCGGCGCGAACGCCTGGCGCTGGAGCGGCAGGCGATGCCGCCGCCGGACGCTGCGGCGGTTGCCGGCAAGCAGGAGGAACTGGCCGGGCTGCGTCTGCGCATCGGTGAGGCGCAGGCTGCCGTGCAGCAGTGGCAGCAGGAGCAGCCGCGCCTCGAGCAGCAGCGCCGCCAGGTCCTCGGCGATGTGCAGCAGGCGCAGAAGGAGCGCGCCGAGGCGAACGCCCGCCGCACCGCCCTGCAGCAACTGCAGCAGCGACTGCAGACGGACGGCAAACTGGACGATTGGCTCCGCCGGCACGGGTTGCAGCACGGTCAGCCGCTGTGGCGGTCGCTGCAGGTCGAGGCCGGCTGGGAGGACGCCGTGGAGGCGGTCTTGCGCGAGCGACTGTCGGCGCTGCCCGCCGAGCGCGCCGATCCGGCGTGGAGCAGGGATCGGCCGGGCGGCAGGCAGACCTTCCTGCTGCCCTTGCCAGCGGCGGCAGTGCCGGCAGAGGTGGCTGCTGGCCAGCTGCTGGCACGCATCCACTGCCCCGACACAGCGCTGGCATCGATTCTCGGCGACTGGCTCGGCGACGTGCTGACGGCGGCCGATCTGGCGAGCGCCCTCGTCGCTCGCGGCCGGCTGCCGGCGAACGGCTGCTGCGTGACGCCCGGCGGCGACATTGTCAGCCGGCAGAGCGTGACCCTGTTCGCTGCCGACAGTGCGGCGCACGGTCTGCTCGAGCGGCAGCGTGAAATCGACCAGCTGGCGGCCGTGATCGCCGAGCACGAGCTGCACGTCGGGCGCGCGCAGGCCGCTCTGGCGGCCGTCGAGCAGGCGCTGGTGGAGGCGCAGCACGAACTGCAGCAGGCACGCCAGGAACTCGGAGTGCTGCAGGACCGGGCACACGCGATCCAGGTCGAGGCACTGAAGCTGGCGCAGGCACAGGAGCGTTTCCGCGAGCGGCAGGCGCAGATCGACGACAGCCTCGCCGAGATGACCGTCGACGAGGAGGGCGAGCGCGAGCGGCTGCTGCTCGCTGAGGACGCGATCGACGCGCAGCGCGAGCTGGTCGAGGAACGGCGGCAAGCGATGGCGGTTGCCCGGCATCAGCTCGAACACGCCGAACGCTCCCTGCGCGAGGAGCGTGAGCTGGTCAATGGCGCCGAACGCGAGCTGCGCGAGGCCGAGTTCTCGCAGCGCGAGTGTCAGGCCAAGCTGCAGGAAATCGCCGCCAGCCGCGAACTCGCGCGGCAGCAGCTCGAGCGCATCGGCGACGAGCTGACGCGTTGCGAGCAGACCGCGAGCGCGCTGCAGGCGGAGGACCTCGAACCACGATTGCAGGCGGCCCTCGACCATCGGGTGACGCGCGAGCATGCCCTGGCGGCCGCGCGCGACGCGCTCGAAACGGCCGCCGGCGGCCTGCGCGCGCTGGACGAGCAGCGCCTCAGGATCGAGCAGAGCCTCGACCCGCTGCGCGACCGGATCGGCGAACTGAAGCTCAAGGAGCAGGCCGCCAGTCTTGCCTGCGAGCAGTTCGCGACGCAGCTCAGCGAGGCACAGGCGGACGAGCAGTCGCTGCGTGGCGAGCTGGCCGGGGCGCGCGCCGGCAGCCTGCAGACCGCGATCGCCGCCTTGCAGCGCTCGATCGAGGCGCTCGGCGCGGTCAACCTGGCGGCGCTCGACGAACTGCAGGCGGCGCGCGAGCGCAAGGGCTATCTCGACGCCCAGTCGGCGGATCTGACGCAGGCGATGGAGACGCTCGAGGGCGCGATCCGCCGCATCGACCGCGAGACGCGGGAACTGTTGCAGACCACCTACGATGCTGTCAACCGCAGTTTCGGCGAACTCTTTCCGACGCTCTTCGGCGGTGGCGAGGCGCGTTTGATCATGACCGGCGACGAGATCCTCGACGCCGGCCTGCAGGTGATGGCGCAGCCGCCAGGCAAGAAGAACTCGACGATTCACCTGCTTTCCGGCGGCGAGAAGGCCCTGACGGCGATTGCGCTGGTATTCTCCATGTTTCAGCTCAACCCGGCGCCCTTTTGCCTGCTCGACGAGGTCGATGCGCCGCTTGACGATACCAACACCGAACGTTTCTGCGACATGGTGCGGCGGATGTCGGCCAACACGCAGTTTCTGTTCATCAGTCACAACAAGATCACGATGGAGATGGCGCAACAGCTCGTCGGTGTCACCATGCAGGAGTCCGGCGTCTCGCGTATCGTTGAAGTCGACATGGAAGAAGCGCTGCGCATGCGCGAGCAACTCGTTTAG
- a CDS encoding succinyldiaminopimelate transaminase: MNPHLSRLQPYPFEKLRQLLAGVTPPTRQREIRLSIGEPQHPTPAFIREALTGALGGLANYPTTLGNSDLRRSIVAWLERRYGLGGIDPDSGVIPVNGSREALFAFAQAVVDPSRGHTPLVVSPNPFYQIYEGAAILAGAEPRFLNTLPGNDFAFDFAALSDADWQRVQLFFVCSPGNPTGRVLTLDDWRRLFALADRHGFVIASDECYSEIFPEEEAPPLGCLQAATMLGRGHERLVMFSSLSKRSNVPGMRSGFVAGDPAILRSFLLYRTYHGSAMNPAIQAASVAAWNDEEHVRENRRQYRAKFAAVTPLLAEVLPGTAQPDAGFYLWLRTPGNDTDFARQLFADYNVLLLPGSYLGRTAQGVNPGAGFVRIALVAPLADCVEAAGRIRQFISGS; this comes from the coding sequence GTGAATCCCCACCTCAGCAGACTGCAGCCCTATCCGTTCGAGAAGCTGCGCCAGCTTCTCGCCGGCGTCACACCGCCGACGCGGCAACGCGAGATCAGGCTGTCGATCGGCGAGCCGCAACACCCGACCCCGGCGTTCATCCGCGAGGCTTTGACCGGCGCTCTCGGCGGACTGGCAAATTATCCCACCACGCTTGGCAACAGCGATCTGCGCCGCAGCATCGTCGCCTGGCTGGAGCGGCGTTACGGGCTCGGCGGCATCGATCCGGACAGCGGCGTGATCCCGGTGAACGGCTCGCGCGAAGCCCTGTTCGCCTTCGCCCAGGCCGTCGTCGATCCGTCGCGCGGCCACACGCCGCTGGTGGTCAGCCCGAATCCCTTCTACCAGATCTACGAAGGCGCCGCGATCCTCGCCGGTGCCGAGCCGCGCTTCCTCAACACCCTGCCCGGGAACGATTTCGCTTTCGACTTCGCCGCGCTGAGCGACGCCGACTGGCAGCGTGTGCAGCTCTTCTTCGTCTGCTCGCCCGGCAACCCCACCGGCAGGGTGCTGACGCTCGACGACTGGCGCCGCCTGTTTGCGCTCGCCGACCGGCACGGCTTCGTCATCGCCTCCGACGAGTGCTACTCGGAGATCTTCCCGGAGGAGGAGGCGCCACCGCTCGGCTGCCTGCAGGCGGCGACGATGCTCGGTCGCGGCCACGAGCGGCTGGTGATGTTTTCCAGTCTGTCGAAGCGGTCCAACGTCCCCGGCATGCGCTCGGGCTTCGTCGCCGGCGACCCGGCGATCCTCCGCTCCTTCCTCCTCTACCGCACCTATCACGGCAGCGCGATGAATCCGGCGATCCAGGCGGCGAGCGTCGCCGCCTGGAACGATGAGGAGCACGTGCGCGAGAACCGCCGCCAGTACCGCGCCAAGTTCGCCGCGGTGACGCCGCTGCTGGCAGAGGTCCTGCCGGGCACCGCGCAGCCCGACGCCGGCTTCTACCTCTGGCTGCGGACACCCGGCAACGATACCGACTTCGCCCGCCAGCTCTTCGCCGACTATAATGTGCTGCTGCTGCCGGGCAGCTACCTTGGACGCACCGCCCAGGGCGTCAACCCGGGCGCCGGCTTCGTCCGCATCGCGCTGGTTGCACCGCTCGCCGACTGTGTCGAGGCAGCCGGACGCATCCGCCAATTCATCTCAGGATCATAG
- a CDS encoding UPF0149 family protein, with protein MSTQAQLPDHQLLRLEELLDDPALPEAMRLDMCQGYLCAALSGPQPIPESQWLEELLGCPEETAGEVGREAATLLRLLARGLESELASGKPLLLLLYPVSDDDDAASDYVPWCEGYLQAVDTATEDWFGFLGASDELEDSDEIAYLDDQLFPFYLLTGDAEAAARAAGEDWPAGEELEELRNECEEKLPQAVSNIYRFWLAQRGTGTIRRQTPKVGRNDPCPCGSGRKYKRCCGAATS; from the coding sequence ATGAGCACCCAGGCGCAACTCCCCGACCACCAGTTGCTGCGACTCGAGGAACTGCTCGACGATCCGGCGCTGCCCGAGGCAATGCGCCTCGATATGTGCCAGGGCTACCTGTGCGCGGCACTCTCGGGCCCGCAGCCGATCCCCGAGTCGCAGTGGCTCGAAGAACTTCTCGGCTGCCCGGAAGAGACCGCCGGCGAGGTCGGGCGCGAAGCTGCCACGCTGCTGCGCCTGCTGGCGCGTGGCCTGGAAAGCGAACTGGCGAGCGGCAAACCGCTCCTGTTGCTGCTCTACCCGGTGAGCGACGACGACGACGCGGCGAGCGATTACGTCCCCTGGTGCGAGGGCTACCTGCAGGCAGTCGATACGGCGACCGAGGACTGGTTCGGCTTCCTGGGCGCGAGTGACGAGCTGGAGGACAGCGACGAGATCGCCTACCTCGACGACCAACTCTTCCCATTCTACCTGCTCACCGGTGACGCCGAAGCCGCGGCCAGAGCAGCCGGCGAAGACTGGCCGGCCGGCGAGGAACTCGAGGAACTGCGCAACGAGTGTGAGGAAAAGCTGCCGCAGGCGGTGAGCAACATCTACCGTTTCTGGCTGGCACAGCGTGGCACCGGTACGATCCGCCGGCAAACGCCGAAGGTCGGCCGCAACGACCCCTGCCCGTGCGGCAGTGGCCGCAAGTACAAGCGCTGCTGCGGCGCCGCGACGAGTTGA
- a CDS encoding DMT family transporter — protein sequence MKESGEQAAAGAAAAESRTAVAALLGGALIWGLIWYPYRILRDGGVDGVAAATASYALAFALGWICWRPRRCRVTPSWTLLWIALAAGTCNLGYVLATLTGEVMRVLLLFYLAPLWTVLLARLLLDERLDAGGALVIGLSLAGAAIMLWQPRLGLPAPQDAADWLGLLAGLAFALFNVLSRRARQLSSESKVLAAFAGVVAMGLLLLLAGAGSWRLPTDTTLWLLLALLGGVLLLTNVIVQFGLARVAANRAIVIMLSELAVAALAAWLLADEALAPREWVGGAIIVAASLSTARRAAALPA from the coding sequence GTGAAAGAAAGCGGCGAGCAGGCGGCAGCGGGCGCGGCCGCGGCGGAAAGCCGGACGGCGGTCGCCGCGCTGCTCGGCGGCGCGCTGATCTGGGGACTGATCTGGTACCCCTACCGCATTCTGCGCGACGGCGGGGTCGATGGCGTGGCCGCAGCGACCGCGAGCTATGCGCTCGCCTTCGCGCTCGGCTGGATCTGCTGGCGGCCGCGGCGGTGCCGCGTCACTCCATCTTGGACGCTGCTCTGGATCGCCCTGGCTGCCGGCACCTGCAATCTGGGTTACGTCCTGGCAACCCTGACCGGCGAAGTGATGCGTGTCCTGCTGCTCTTCTACCTGGCGCCCCTGTGGACCGTGCTGCTGGCACGCCTGCTGCTCGACGAGCGCCTCGATGCGGGTGGGGCGCTGGTCATCGGCCTGTCGCTCGCCGGTGCCGCGATCATGCTCTGGCAACCCCGGCTTGGGTTGCCGGCGCCGCAGGACGCTGCCGACTGGCTCGGCTTGCTCGCCGGTCTCGCCTTTGCCCTGTTCAACGTGCTTTCCCGCCGGGCGCGCCAGCTCAGCAGCGAGAGCAAGGTGCTGGCCGCCTTCGCCGGCGTGGTGGCGATGGGTCTGCTGCTCCTGCTGGCCGGTGCCGGCAGTTGGCGGCTGCCGACCGATACGACGCTGTGGTTGCTGCTCGCCCTGCTCGGCGGGGTTCTGCTGCTGACGAACGTCATCGTCCAGTTCGGCCTGGCGAGGGTGGCTGCCAACCGCGCCATCGTCATCATGCTGAGCGAACTCGCGGTCGCCGCGCTCGCCGCCTGGCTGCTGGCGGACGAGGCACTGGCGCCGCGCGAGTGGGTCGGCGGTGCCATCATCGTCGCCGCCAGCCTGTCCACGGCGCGTCGCGCTGCGGCCTTGCCGGCCTGA
- a CDS encoding cell division protein ZipA C-terminal FtsZ-binding domain-containing protein, which produces MTDLQMGLIGLGGIAVAGVLAYNKWQEHKHRKLAEQLLDVRQADVLLDEKGSASGAAESRTGSSTGDGGDSPAAASGRTARAVPERVEPLLRHAGDAPGMAADSDDALPEGSADGSLPGGERRARIAAAPLCLLSPAIDYIAAIELSEPIAAYQIRDAQRVVLARLGKPLHWIGFNDASHTWEPLAEDGDGAYQHIRVGLQLVDRKGPLRDADLSVFHVAIQDLATELMGAVELPLREPALQVAAQLDEFCAGVDIQIGLNVVSQGQVFAGTKLRSLAESAGLVLDAEGRFVRCDEEGRLLYALLNQEAPGFTAESIRTLTTHAITFLLDVPRVANGDRVLGQMVEQARRFAESLHGQLVDDNRRPVSESSIEPIRRQVVQYQLAMAHRQLPAGGPLAQRLFS; this is translated from the coding sequence ATGACGGACTTGCAGATGGGTTTGATCGGCCTCGGCGGCATCGCCGTGGCGGGTGTCCTCGCCTACAACAAGTGGCAGGAACACAAGCATCGCAAACTGGCGGAGCAGTTGCTCGACGTGCGCCAGGCCGATGTCCTGCTCGACGAGAAGGGCAGCGCGAGCGGTGCGGCCGAGTCACGCACGGGGTCGTCCACCGGCGACGGTGGCGACTCGCCAGCGGCAGCTTCCGGCCGGACGGCGCGCGCGGTGCCGGAGCGCGTCGAGCCGCTGCTGCGCCACGCGGGCGACGCGCCGGGGATGGCTGCGGACAGCGACGACGCTTTGCCTGAAGGCAGTGCCGATGGCTCGCTGCCGGGTGGCGAACGGCGCGCGCGCATCGCCGCGGCGCCGCTCTGCCTGCTTTCGCCGGCAATCGATTACATCGCAGCGATCGAACTCTCCGAACCGATTGCCGCCTACCAGATCCGTGACGCACAGCGTGTCGTGCTGGCGCGGCTGGGCAAACCGCTGCACTGGATCGGCTTCAATGACGCATCCCACACCTGGGAGCCGCTTGCCGAAGACGGCGACGGGGCCTACCAGCACATCCGCGTCGGGTTGCAACTCGTCGACCGCAAGGGGCCGCTGCGCGACGCCGACCTGTCGGTGTTCCATGTCGCGATCCAGGATCTGGCTACCGAGTTGATGGGTGCCGTCGAGCTGCCGTTGCGCGAGCCGGCGTTGCAGGTGGCGGCGCAGCTCGACGAGTTCTGCGCCGGCGTCGATATCCAGATCGGCCTCAACGTCGTCAGCCAGGGGCAGGTGTTCGCCGGCACCAAGCTTCGCAGCCTGGCGGAATCGGCGGGACTGGTGCTCGACGCCGAGGGGCGCTTCGTCCGCTGTGACGAGGAGGGCCGGCTGCTCTACGCGCTGCTCAACCAGGAGGCTCCGGGCTTCACCGCCGAATCGATCCGCACCCTGACGACGCACGCGATCACCTTCCTGCTCGACGTGCCGCGGGTCGCCAATGGCGACCGCGTCCTGGGCCAGATGGTCGAACAGGCGCGCCGCTTCGCCGAATCGCTGCACGGGCAGTTGGTCGACGACAACCGGCGACCGGTATCGGAGTCGTCGATCGAGCCGATCCGCCGCCAGGTGGTGCAATACCAGCTGGCGATGGCGCATCGTCAGTTGCCGGCTGGCGGACCGCTGGCGCAACGGCTGTTTTCCTGA
- the ligA gene encoding NAD-dependent DNA ligase LigA, protein MSASERASRLRAEIGEHDYRYYALDAPLISDAEYDLLFRELQALEAEHPELLRSDSPTQRVGAAPLAGFAAVAHATPMLSLSNAFSDDEVAAFDRRVREGLAAESDVIYVAEPKFDGLAVSLTYEQGVLLRGATRGDGSTGEDVTANLRTLRSIPLHLHGSGWPPLLEVRGEVLMWRRDFERMNEQQRQKGEKEFVNPRNAAAGSLRQLDPRITATRPLRFVAYGVAAVAAGALPATHFELLDRLAAWGFAVAAERRRVSGLAALLACQREIGSRRAALPYDIDGIVYKVDDLAAQERLGFVSRAPRFALAHKFPAAEALTEVLDISLQVGRTGALTPVARLAPVFVGGVTVTNATLHNEDEIRRKDVRVGDTVVVRRAGDVIPEVVRVLPEKRPAAARAFVMAANCPVCGSRVVRQQDEAVARCSGGLYCPAQRRQALLHFASRRAMDIEGLGERLVEQLVEHDVVRTPADLYRLGLLALVQLERMAEKSAGNLLLAIERSRQTTLARFIYALGIRNVGEATARDLARHFGSLDRLLAADEAQLLQVPDVGPIVAQSIRQFLDEPHNREVIEQLRAAGVAWNEGEAMAPAALIGAVAGRTFVLTGTLPALSRDVARQMLEAAGARVSATVSKKTDFVVAGADAGSKLQRAQELGVQIIDEAQMLALIDGRQGEP, encoded by the coding sequence ATGAGCGCGAGCGAGCGGGCGAGTCGCCTGCGCGCCGAGATCGGCGAGCACGACTACCGCTATTACGCACTCGACGCACCGCTGATCAGCGACGCCGAGTACGACCTGCTGTTTCGCGAGCTGCAGGCGCTCGAAGCCGAACATCCCGAGCTGCTGCGCAGCGACTCGCCGACGCAGCGGGTCGGCGCGGCGCCGTTGGCCGGCTTTGCTGCGGTTGCGCACGCGACTCCGATGCTGTCGCTGAGCAACGCCTTCAGCGACGACGAGGTGGCGGCCTTCGATCGCCGCGTGCGCGAAGGGCTCGCTGCCGAGAGCGACGTGATCTACGTCGCCGAACCGAAGTTTGACGGCCTGGCGGTCAGCCTGACCTACGAGCAGGGTGTCCTGCTGCGCGGCGCGACACGGGGCGACGGCAGCACCGGCGAGGATGTGACGGCCAACCTGCGCACCCTGCGCAGCATCCCGCTGCACCTGCACGGCAGCGGCTGGCCGCCGCTGCTCGAGGTGCGCGGCGAGGTGCTGATGTGGCGCCGCGATTTCGAACGGATGAACGAGCAGCAGCGACAGAAGGGCGAGAAGGAGTTCGTCAATCCGCGCAATGCCGCCGCCGGCAGCCTGCGCCAGCTCGATCCGCGCATCACCGCCACGCGACCGCTGCGTTTCGTTGCCTACGGCGTTGCTGCGGTCGCCGCCGGCGCGCTGCCGGCGACGCACTTCGAACTGCTCGACCGGCTCGCCGCCTGGGGCTTTGCGGTCGCCGCCGAGCGCCGCCGGGTCAGCGGGCTCGCCGCGCTGCTCGCCTGCCAGCGCGAGATCGGCAGCCGCCGCGCGGCACTGCCCTACGACATCGACGGCATCGTTTACAAGGTCGATGACCTGGCGGCTCAGGAACGTCTCGGCTTCGTCTCGCGGGCACCGCGCTTTGCCCTGGCGCACAAGTTCCCGGCCGCGGAAGCGCTCACCGAGGTGCTGGACATTTCGCTGCAGGTTGGCCGAACCGGCGCGCTGACGCCGGTGGCGCGGCTGGCGCCGGTATTCGTCGGCGGCGTGACGGTGACCAATGCGACGCTGCACAACGAGGACGAGATCCGTCGCAAGGATGTGCGCGTCGGCGACACCGTCGTTGTTCGCCGTGCCGGCGACGTGATACCGGAAGTCGTCCGCGTCCTGCCCGAGAAGCGGCCGGCGGCGGCCCGCGCCTTCGTCATGGCGGCGAACTGCCCGGTTTGCGGCTCACGGGTGGTGCGCCAGCAGGACGAGGCGGTCGCCCGTTGCAGCGGCGGCCTCTACTGTCCGGCGCAGCGCCGGCAGGCGCTGCTGCACTTCGCCTCGCGACGGGCGATGGACATCGAAGGCCTCGGCGAGCGGCTGGTCGAGCAACTGGTCGAGCACGACGTCGTGCGCACGCCGGCCGACCTCTATCGACTCGGCCTGTTGGCGCTGGTGCAGCTCGAACGGATGGCCGAGAAGTCGGCGGGCAACCTGCTCCTGGCGATCGAGAGGAGCAGGCAGACGACGCTGGCGCGCTTCATTTACGCGCTCGGCATCCGCAACGTCGGTGAAGCCACCGCCCGCGATCTGGCGCGGCATTTCGGCAGCCTCGATCGCCTGCTGGCTGCCGATGAAGCGCAACTGCTGCAGGTGCCCGATGTTGGCCCGATCGTCGCCCAGTCGATCCGCCAGTTCCTCGACGAGCCGCACAACCGTGAAGTCATCGAGCAGTTGCGGGCCGCCGGCGTCGCCTGGAACGAGGGCGAGGCGATGGCTCCGGCAGCCTTGATCGGTGCCGTCGCCGGCAGAACCTTCGTTCTCACCGGGACCCTGCCCGCGCTCAGCCGCGATGTCGCGCGGCAGATGCTCGAAGCGGCCGGCGCCAGGGTCAGCGCGACCGTATCGAAGAAGACCGACTTCGTGGTCGCCGGCGCCGACGCCGGCAGCAAGCTGCAGCGGGCGCAGGAACTCGGGGTGCAGATCATCGACGAAGCGCAGATGCTCGCCCTGATCGACGGACGGCAGGGCGAGCCGTGA
- the queF gene encoding NADPH-dependent 7-cyano-7-deazaguanine reductase QueF: MNEQPASPLATFPNPAPHRDYHIHMEIPEFTCLCPKTGQPDFATLLLDYIPDRSCLELKSLKLFIWSFRNTGCFHEDVTNRILDHLADATEPRYMRLIARFYVRGGIFTTVVAERRMAGWTPAPAVHLADFPCQSSTRN; this comes from the coding sequence ATGAACGAACAGCCGGCGAGCCCGCTTGCCACCTTCCCCAACCCGGCGCCACATCGGGATTACCACATCCACATGGAAATCCCCGAATTCACCTGCCTGTGCCCGAAAACCGGACAGCCCGACTTCGCGACCCTGCTCCTCGATTACATCCCGGACCGCAGCTGTCTCGAGCTGAAAAGCCTCAAGCTCTTCATCTGGTCGTTTCGCAATACGGGCTGCTTCCATGAGGATGTCACCAACCGCATTCTGGACCACCTGGCGGACGCCACCGAGCCGCGCTACATGCGGCTGATCGCACGCTTCTACGTCCGCGGCGGCATTTTCACGACGGTCGTTGCCGAACGACGGATGGCGGGCTGGACACCGGCACCGGCGGTGCACCTCGCCGACTTCCCCTGCCAGTCCAGCACACGGAACTGA